In Pleurocapsa sp. PCC 7319, the following are encoded in one genomic region:
- a CDS encoding TIGR04283 family arsenosugar biosynthesis glycosyltransferase, with translation MAKDIISIIIPVLNEAAIIQTTLRGLQRDSALEIIVVDGGSVDETVTLAQQMGVRVISLVGRGRAAQMNAGANIAQGEILLFLHIDTQLPPDFDDLVSNTLEQPDVIAGAFELTIDGAERSLRWIEMLVKMRSHLFSLPYGDQAIFITKQVFKDMGGYSDLPIMEDFEFIKRLKRQGKIALAPGAVTTSSRRWQKLGVWKTTLINQLIIIGYYLGVSPTKLSNFYRSQKCNKNHSS, from the coding sequence ATGGCTAAAGATATTATTAGCATTATTATCCCAGTACTTAACGAAGCAGCAATTATTCAAACTACTCTACGAGGACTTCAACGAGATTCTGCTCTGGAAATTATTGTGGTTGATGGAGGTAGTGTCGATGAGACCGTAACCTTAGCTCAGCAAATGGGAGTTAGGGTTATTTCTCTTGTTGGTCGGGGAAGAGCTGCCCAGATGAATGCAGGAGCAAATATTGCTCAGGGAGAGATTCTGCTATTTCTCCATATTGACACCCAACTGCCCCCAGATTTTGATGATTTAGTTTCTAATACTTTAGAACAGCCAGATGTGATTGCAGGGGCATTTGAATTGACTATTGATGGAGCAGAGCGCTCTCTACGTTGGATTGAAATGCTAGTCAAAATGCGATCGCATTTATTTTCTCTTCCCTACGGTGATCAGGCAATTTTTATCACTAAACAGGTCTTTAAAGACATGGGTGGATATTCGGATTTACCGATTATGGAGGATTTTGAATTTATCAAACGACTTAAGCGACAAGGAAAAATTGCGCTCGCCCCTGGCGCAGTAACTACTTCTAGTCGGCGATGGCAAAAGTTAGGAGTTTGGAAAACCACTTTAATTAATCAGTTAATAATTATTGGCTACTATTTGGGGGTTTCTCCCACTAAATTAAGCAATTTTTATCGTAGTCAAAAATGTAATAAAAATCATTCTTCATAA
- a CDS encoding DUF6816 family protein: MRNNLTPNYQRLTINHYLLKIFSVFLILFSCVTPAIASPIQERLQQFPQWNNKPPVQLARGDLEYPEWMAGTWQVNSTLVEQVAPLAPDIVTPGFTANKNYLDRAIAFQVRFGKEYYSAPKGMFSAFNPSQPIIVADRAFNGKNIAQAYLGDDNVYQVKIDPDDPNQQITFLKGERKLISKITGRAREIPSDNQFIATEVTQQLFRSPERIYLNEVETTSNYQLLDSGNISAEQITAIYLSPQDPDYFTASDRPVALYRYHLDLTKAFE; encoded by the coding sequence ATGAGGAACAACCTAACTCCTAACTATCAACGATTAACGATTAACCATTATCTCCTCAAGATTTTCTCGGTTTTCTTAATACTATTCAGTTGCGTTACACCAGCCATTGCGTCACCGATTCAAGAGCGTCTTCAACAATTTCCCCAATGGAATAATAAACCGCCAGTACAGCTTGCTAGAGGAGACTTAGAATATCCCGAGTGGATGGCTGGCACTTGGCAGGTTAATAGCACTCTTGTTGAACAGGTAGCTCCTCTAGCCCCAGATATTGTCACTCCTGGATTTACAGCCAACAAAAATTATCTAGATCGGGCGATCGCGTTTCAGGTTAGATTCGGCAAAGAATATTATTCTGCCCCCAAGGGAATGTTCTCAGCCTTTAACCCTTCTCAGCCTATAATTGTGGCAGATCGAGCTTTTAATGGTAAAAATATCGCTCAGGCATATTTGGGAGATGATAATGTCTATCAGGTAAAAATTGACCCTGATGATCCCAACCAACAGATAACATTTCTGAAGGGAGAGCGAAAGCTAATTTCTAAAATTACAGGACGTGCCAGGGAAATTCCCTCCGACAATCAATTTATCGCCACCGAAGTTACCCAACAGCTATTCAGATCTCCAGAAAGAATTTATCTTAATGAAGTGGAAACTACTTCTAACTATCAGTTACTAGACTCAGGAAATATCAGTGCCGAACAAATTACGGCAATTTATCTCTCCCCACAAGACCCAGATTATTTCACAGCAAGCGATCGCCCGGTGGCACTATATCGATATCATTTAGATTTAACAAAAGCTTTTGAGTAG
- a CDS encoding 2-phosphosulfolactate phosphatase family protein, whose protein sequence is MKLFVYHTPELTPTDLLPDCAVVIDVLRATTTIATALDAGAEAVHAFSNIEELIRQSNSWSTEKRLRAGERGGEKVEGFDLDNSPLACTPEVVKGKRLFLTTTNGTRALQRVEKSPQVITAAQINRRAAVNYLLETQPKTVWMVGSGWQGDYSVEDTACAGAIAQSIFQQSAVPQLELFGNDEVIGAISLYQQWQENLLNVFRLCSHGQRLLGLDGDEDLKYCSQTDILDILPIQREPGVLVKY, encoded by the coding sequence GTGAAATTATTCGTCTATCATACCCCTGAACTTACTCCAACAGACCTATTACCAGACTGTGCAGTAGTGATTGATGTTTTGCGAGCAACCACTACAATTGCCACTGCACTTGATGCAGGTGCAGAAGCCGTCCATGCATTTAGTAACATAGAAGAATTGATTCGTCAATCGAATTCGTGGTCAACAGAAAAGCGTCTGAGAGCAGGAGAACGAGGGGGGGAAAAAGTAGAAGGGTTTGATTTGGACAATTCTCCTCTTGCCTGTACTCCAGAAGTGGTCAAAGGTAAAAGATTATTTCTGACTACTACTAACGGTACTCGGGCTTTACAACGAGTCGAAAAATCGCCTCAGGTGATTACTGCCGCCCAAATTAATCGTCGGGCAGCAGTTAACTATTTATTGGAAACTCAACCCAAAACTGTGTGGATGGTGGGCTCTGGATGGCAGGGTGATTATTCCGTAGAGGATACCGCTTGTGCAGGGGCGATCGCTCAGTCTATTTTTCAGCAAAGTGCTGTACCTCAGCTAGAGTTATTTGGTAATGACGAAGTGATTGGAGCAATCTCTCTTTATCAGCAATGGCAAGAAAATCTTTTAAATGTTTTCCGCCTTTGTAGCCATGGGCAACGCCTCTTAGGATTAGACGGAGATGAAGACCTTAAATATTGTTCTCAGACAGATATCTTAGATATTCTGCCGATTCAAAGAGAACCAGGGGTTTTGGTGAAGTACTAA
- a CDS encoding DUF1565 domain-containing protein codes for MESSNYQIANRHRFCSIKLSTADKYIRLLLVALTVALPSKIALQAQPTLAQETIAQSLSLDKNTIYVNPKTGDDSQSGKNLSPLKTITQALKIAPSGSTIKLSSGTYSEETGETFPLIINKDITLRGNAKSQGHQIIIKGNGYFISPTGAGQNVAIAALKDAGGITGVTVTNDHSRGHGLWIESSSPEVIGNTFTRNGNTGVSVNGNSSPHIENNYFYNNSGNGLLVYGTSQPEVINNSFERTGFGVSIVQDSAPTLTGNYFNSNRIGIILEGNSQGILRNNEIINSGEYGLTAIAQSKVDLGTSAEPGNNIFRSNQKLDIQNATNNQIVAVGTKVSGQTEGDVNFSNGEFIAINQTNNNEDLPPLPSSRLAPRDRPLEPLDLPKPAATPVRSSATTASLPSPPPLPRDNTKNKELIFTSAPDPEVTSNSYSSSPAPEPVPFLPEISNPALSSKSSQITSLSDVLGSSGASQVKYKVLVEALGKDAEADVRSLYPQAFSTVYQGKSVLQVGAFNNWDKAKQAMRSLENLGLNTHILE; via the coding sequence ATGGAAAGCAGTAATTATCAAATAGCTAATAGGCATCGCTTTTGTTCTATTAAGCTATCTACAGCAGATAAATATATTCGTTTACTATTGGTAGCACTTACTGTAGCTTTACCTAGCAAGATTGCCCTGCAAGCTCAACCAACTCTGGCCCAAGAAACAATCGCCCAATCCCTTTCCTTAGATAAAAATACGATTTACGTCAATCCCAAAACAGGGGATGATTCTCAATCAGGTAAAAATTTATCTCCTTTAAAAACTATTACTCAAGCTTTAAAAATAGCTCCCTCTGGTAGCACAATTAAACTATCTTCAGGAACCTATAGCGAAGAGACTGGAGAAACTTTTCCCTTAATTATTAATAAAGATATTACTCTTCGGGGAAATGCTAAAAGTCAAGGACACCAAATTATTATCAAGGGTAATGGTTATTTTATCAGTCCTACTGGTGCAGGACAAAATGTGGCGATCGCAGCTTTAAAAGATGCGGGTGGCATTACAGGAGTAACTGTTACTAACGATCATTCCCGAGGACATGGTTTATGGATTGAGTCTTCCAGCCCCGAGGTTATCGGTAATACTTTTACTCGTAATGGTAATACTGGGGTTTCAGTTAATGGCAACAGTTCACCACACATAGAGAACAACTATTTTTACAATAATTCCGGCAATGGCTTACTAGTTTACGGCACTTCTCAACCAGAAGTTATTAATAATAGCTTTGAACGAACTGGCTTTGGGGTTAGTATTGTTCAAGATTCTGCTCCCACCCTGACAGGCAATTATTTTAATAGTAATCGTATCGGTATTATCCTTGAGGGTAATTCTCAAGGTATCCTACGGAATAATGAAATTATTAACTCTGGCGAATATGGCTTAACAGCGATCGCGCAATCTAAGGTTGATTTAGGTACGAGTGCCGAGCCAGGAAATAATATCTTTCGCAGCAATCAAAAACTAGACATTCAAAATGCTACTAATAATCAAATAGTCGCAGTCGGCACCAAAGTTAGCGGTCAAACTGAGGGGGATGTTAATTTTTCAAATGGTGAATTTATCGCAATTAATCAGACCAACAATAACGAAGACCTCCCCCCTTTACCTTCTTCTCGATTAGCTCCGAGAGATCGCCCTCTTGAGCCCCTCGATTTGCCTAAACCTGCCGCTACACCTGTAAGATCTTCAGCAACAACAGCTTCCTTACCATCTCCACCACCCCTGCCTAGAGACAATACAAAAAACAAAGAATTGATTTTTACCTCAGCTCCCGATCCTGAAGTTACTTCTAATTCTTACTCTTCATCTCCTGCTCCTGAGCCAGTGCCCTTTCTCCCCGAAATCAGTAATCCAGCATTAAGTTCTAAAAGTTCTCAAATTACTAGTTTATCTGATGTTTTGGGTTCATCTGGTGCTAGTCAAGTTAAATATAAAGTTTTAGTAGAAGCCTTGGGTAAAGATGCGGAAGCTGATGTGCGATCGCTCTATCCTCAAGCTTTTTCTACGGTGTATCAGGGCAAATCTGTCTTGCAAGTAGGAGCCTTTAACAACTGGGATAAAGCTAAACAAGCTATGCGCTCTCTAGAAAACTTAGGTTTAAATACCCATATTTTGGAATAA
- a CDS encoding L-dopachrome tautomerase-related protein has translation MKFRLSRFVAYLITVATTTIFLFSVISNPSVGQDTQSPPSKEELGSSPTQELEIVAEFPIEHPPGNIAITPQGRLIMSQHQFYGAPLRVVEVMDNGSVAAFPNEVWSSEPNPNGVGLHTVLGLRSDENGVVWMLDRSPGEGQPGKIVAWDSINEELEQVIYLPKPIIRDNPFLNDLAVDLKHNAIYITDTATGDDSALIVVDLNTGFSRRVLEGDQSTRPEDIDMVIDNRTITLGGEPARVGANPITIDPDNQWVYYAPMSGTSLYRIATTDLLDESLSSKDLSSKVQRYGDKPICDGITVDGAGNVYITSITDNAIGVTDPNGEYRTLYQDDRLLSWTDGMAFSKNNYVYVTVSQLQNSPPLNNGENAFQSPFYLVRFPALASGKVGR, from the coding sequence ATGAAGTTTCGTTTGTCCCGTTTTGTTGCCTATTTAATTACTGTTGCCACTACTACTATTTTTTTATTTTCCGTTATCTCTAACCCTTCTGTTGGGCAAGATACACAATCCCCACCCTCGAAAGAAGAGTTAGGCTCCTCGCCGACTCAAGAGCTAGAAATTGTTGCTGAATTTCCCATAGAACATCCTCCAGGTAATATTGCTATTACTCCCCAAGGAAGGTTGATTATGAGTCAGCATCAGTTTTATGGTGCGCCACTACGGGTGGTAGAAGTAATGGATAATGGGAGTGTTGCAGCTTTTCCTAATGAAGTTTGGAGTAGTGAGCCAAATCCCAATGGAGTAGGGTTGCATACAGTTTTAGGTTTGCGGTCAGATGAAAATGGTGTGGTCTGGATGCTTGATCGTAGTCCTGGAGAAGGACAACCAGGAAAAATTGTAGCTTGGGACTCGATTAACGAAGAATTAGAGCAAGTTATTTATTTGCCAAAGCCAATTATCAGAGATAATCCGTTTTTAAATGATTTAGCTGTTGATCTGAAACATAATGCTATTTACATTACTGATACTGCTACGGGAGATGACTCAGCCTTAATTGTTGTAGATTTGAATACAGGCTTTTCCCGCAGAGTATTAGAAGGAGATCAATCCACGCGTCCTGAAGATATTGACATGGTAATCGATAATCGCACTATTACTTTAGGCGGAGAACCAGCCAGAGTTGGTGCAAACCCGATAACCATCGATCCCGATAACCAGTGGGTATATTACGCGCCGATGAGTGGTACATCTTTGTATCGTATTGCCACAACAGATTTATTAGATGAATCTTTATCATCTAAAGACTTGTCAAGTAAAGTACAACGCTATGGTGACAAACCAATTTGTGACGGAATTACTGTGGATGGTGCAGGTAACGTTTATATTACATCGATTACTGATAATGCGATTGGGGTTACTGATCCTAATGGTGAATATCGCACACTCTATCAAGATGATCGGCTCTTAAGTTGGACTGATGGCATGGCATTTAGCAAGAATAATTATGTGTACGTCACTGTCAGTCAACTGCAAAATTCTCCCCCTCTGAATAATGGCGAAAATGCTTTTCAATCTCCCTTCTATCTGGTGAGATTTCCCGCACTAGCATCCGGTAAAGTTGGTCGATGA
- the speA gene encoding biosynthetic arginine decarboxylase has protein sequence MVSEQKINWTIQDSAKLYNLKGWGEPYFGINEAGDVTILPRSNYGNPLDLAKLVKSLKKRQIDLPIMIHFPDILEDRIVRLQESMNQAIARYNYPGKYQGVFPLKCNQNRHFIEALVRCGKPYHFGLEAGSKPELMIALAYLEFEGEGIQPLLICNGYKDREYIETALLATKLGQKAIVIIEQTRELNLVLEISQKLDIKPIIGVRAKLETKGVGRWGNSTGDRAKFGLTVAEILQMIRQLETAGRLECLQLLHFHIGSQISAINVIKNAIREASQIYVQLVKLGAQMQYLNVGGGLAVDYDGSKTNFHASKNYNMQNYANDIVAQVKDACDLGEVPVPILVSESGRAIAAHQSVLIFDVLGSSNIPLLDIQPPEQGAPLVIRNFWDTYQSIDASNLQETYNDALQFKQEAFSLFNFGYLSLAERAKIEELYWGSCHKIAAIIANYDYVPDNLGDLTQVMASIYYVNLSIFQSVPDAWAINQLFPIMPIHRLNEQPTARATLADITCDSDGKIDRFINRQESKNVLELHQLEYSQPSSLRPYYIGMFLVGAYQEIMGNLHNLFGDINVAHVKITPDGYQVDSIVKGNTVREVLSSVHYKSEQLLTIMRDRTEVALQNQQINQEEAQKFLQNYARSLNNYTYLENKPD, from the coding sequence TTGGTATCAGAACAAAAGATAAATTGGACTATCCAAGATAGTGCTAAATTGTATAACCTTAAAGGCTGGGGGGAACCTTATTTTGGCATTAATGAAGCCGGTGATGTTACAATCTTGCCTCGCAGTAACTACGGAAATCCTCTTGATTTAGCCAAATTAGTTAAATCTCTGAAAAAGCGTCAAATCGATTTGCCAATAATGATCCACTTTCCAGATATCTTAGAGGATCGAATTGTCAGGCTTCAAGAGTCTATGAACCAGGCGATCGCCCGCTACAATTATCCAGGAAAATATCAAGGGGTTTTTCCTCTCAAATGTAATCAAAACCGTCATTTCATTGAAGCGTTAGTCCGCTGCGGTAAACCATATCATTTTGGTCTAGAAGCTGGTTCCAAACCAGAATTGATGATTGCATTAGCATATCTAGAATTTGAGGGAGAAGGGATTCAACCATTGTTAATTTGCAATGGTTATAAAGATAGGGAATATATCGAAACTGCACTGTTAGCTACCAAACTAGGACAAAAAGCCATTGTTATTATTGAGCAAACCCGAGAACTTAATTTAGTCCTAGAAATAAGTCAAAAGTTAGATATCAAACCGATTATAGGAGTACGTGCCAAGTTAGAGACAAAGGGCGTAGGTAGATGGGGCAATTCTACAGGCGATCGCGCTAAGTTTGGTTTGACCGTTGCCGAGATTTTACAAATGATACGCCAACTGGAAACAGCAGGAAGGTTGGAGTGTTTGCAATTATTACATTTTCATATCGGCTCACAAATCTCTGCGATCAATGTAATTAAAAATGCCATTCGTGAAGCTAGCCAAATTTATGTACAGCTAGTTAAACTTGGTGCCCAGATGCAGTATTTAAATGTCGGAGGAGGTCTAGCAGTAGACTACGACGGCTCCAAAACCAACTTCCACGCTTCTAAAAACTACAATATGCAGAATTATGCTAACGATATTGTGGCACAAGTAAAAGACGCTTGCGACCTGGGAGAAGTGCCTGTGCCAATTTTAGTTAGCGAAAGTGGTAGAGCGATCGCTGCTCACCAATCAGTATTAATTTTTGATGTGTTAGGCAGTAGCAATATTCCTCTTCTTGATATACAACCTCCAGAACAAGGCGCGCCATTAGTAATTCGCAATTTCTGGGATACCTATCAATCAATTGATGCTAGCAACCTGCAAGAAACATATAACGATGCCCTTCAATTTAAACAAGAAGCCTTTAGCCTATTTAACTTTGGTTATCTAAGTTTAGCCGAGCGAGCCAAAATAGAAGAACTATACTGGGGCAGTTGTCATAAGATTGCTGCAATTATTGCCAATTATGATTATGTGCCTGATAATTTAGGCGATTTAACCCAAGTAATGGCATCTATTTATTACGTTAATTTATCAATTTTTCAATCTGTTCCCGATGCCTGGGCAATAAACCAACTTTTTCCCATTATGCCGATTCATCGTCTTAATGAACAACCCACCGCTAGAGCAACTTTAGCAGATATTACCTGTGACAGCGACGGCAAAATAGATCGGTTTATTAATCGTCAAGAGAGCAAAAATGTTCTAGAGTTGCACCAATTAGAATATTCTCAACCATCATCTCTCCGTCCATATTACATTGGTATGTTCCTAGTGGGTGCGTATCAAGAAATCATGGGTAATTTACATAATCTTTTTGGGGATATTAATGTCGCACATGTAAAAATAACTCCTGATGGTTATCAAGTAGATTCTATAGTCAAGGGAAATACAGTCAGAGAAGTTTTAAGCTCCGTCCATTACAAAAGCGAACAGTTACTCACAATCATGCGCGATCGCACTGAAGTGGCACTACAAAACCAACAAATAAACCAGGAAGAAGCCCAAAAATTTCTACAGAATTATGCTCGCAGTCTTAATAACTATACGTATTTAGAGAATAAGCCAGACTAA
- a CDS encoding cysteine desulfurase family protein, whose protein sequence is MQIYLDNSATTKPRPEAIAAAQNVFQQQWGNPSSLHDWGQRAATVLETARLQVSSLLNALNPESIVFTSGGTEANNLAILGVARQYRIPQHIIISSVEHSAINEPVKLLQKWGWQVTKLPVNKYGRVNPLELHESLQTNTVLVSIIYGQSEVGTLQPIEQLTQITRERGILFHTDAVQVAGRLAINVQQLGVDLLSLSAHKIYGIQGAGALYIRSGVKLVPLLGGGGQEAKIRSGTQALPAIAALGVAAELAATEIEIETPRLRELRDRLFDLLADYPCLETTGDRFYRLPHHVSLILSDHFAAQAQDITGKTIVRQLNLAGIGISAGSACHSGKLNPSPILLAMGYNSEAAKRGIRLTLGKDTTKADIDWTAIVLKQVICRLMPPLVCY, encoded by the coding sequence ATGCAAATTTATTTAGATAACAGTGCGACGACTAAACCGCGTCCAGAAGCGATCGCCGCAGCCCAAAATGTGTTTCAGCAGCAGTGGGGTAATCCTTCTAGTCTCCACGATTGGGGGCAAAGAGCAGCAACAGTTTTAGAAACAGCTCGATTACAAGTATCTAGTTTACTTAACGCTCTTAATCCTGAATCAATTGTTTTTACCTCTGGAGGTACTGAAGCCAACAATTTGGCTATTCTAGGAGTGGCTAGGCAATATCGCATTCCCCAACACATCATCATTTCTAGCGTGGAACATTCGGCGATCAATGAGCCAGTTAAACTGCTACAAAAGTGGGGTTGGCAAGTAACCAAATTACCCGTTAATAAATATGGCAGAGTTAATCCACTAGAGCTACATGAATCTCTACAAACTAATACGGTTTTAGTTTCGATTATCTACGGACAAAGTGAAGTCGGAACACTACAACCGATTGAACAACTCACTCAGATAACTAGAGAGCGTGGGATCTTGTTTCATACCGATGCAGTACAGGTAGCAGGGCGCTTAGCGATCAATGTTCAGCAGTTAGGAGTAGACCTGTTATCTCTTTCGGCACATAAAATCTATGGTATTCAAGGAGCAGGGGCATTATATATTCGTAGTGGTGTCAAGCTTGTGCCTTTACTGGGGGGAGGGGGACAAGAAGCGAAAATTCGCTCGGGAACTCAAGCTTTACCTGCGATCGCCGCTTTGGGAGTTGCTGCCGAATTAGCTGCAACTGAGATCGAAATCGAAACTCCTCGTCTAAGAGAACTGCGCGATCGCCTGTTCGATCTTTTGGCAGATTATCCTTGCCTGGAAACGACGGGAGATAGATTCTACCGATTACCCCATCATGTCAGTTTAATTCTCAGCGATCACTTTGCCGCCCAGGCTCAAGACATAACAGGAAAAACCATCGTCAGACAATTAAACTTGGCAGGGATAGGTATCAGTGCCGGTTCAGCTTGTCATAGTGGCAAACTAAACCCCAGTCCAATATTACTGGCTATGGGTTATAACTCAGAAGCAGCAAAAAGAGGCATTCGTCTCACTTTGGGGAAAGATACTACTAAAGCGGATATCGACTGGACAGCGATCGTACTAAAACAAGTTATTTGTCGTTTAATGCCTCCTTTGGTTTGCTATTAA